A single genomic interval of Rosistilla ulvae harbors:
- a CDS encoding CvfB family protein, with the protein MIEIGSTYTLEVVKETEFGVYLDAGNLGEILLPNKHTPPDLEPGDTVEVFLYLDSEERPIATTQTPKAEVGEFAYLMVKDCTPVGAFLDWGLDKDVLVPFAEQHRPMVVGKSYIVFLYLDNQNRITATSKIDKIVEEDDQHDFRPQQAVDLIIANSTELGFKAIVDQSHWGLLYKDEVDQRLSFGQSIRGYIKHIREDGKIDLSLKSGQQIRDSYSQVIQDYLQDHNGFAPVHDKSPPEQIAELLGMSKGQFKKAIGGLFKQRVITIESDGIRLV; encoded by the coding sequence ATGATTGAAATCGGCAGCACGTACACTTTAGAGGTGGTCAAGGAGACTGAATTCGGAGTCTATTTGGACGCCGGAAATCTCGGCGAGATTCTGCTCCCCAACAAACATACGCCCCCCGATTTGGAGCCCGGTGATACTGTGGAGGTCTTCCTCTACCTGGACTCCGAAGAGCGGCCGATCGCGACCACGCAAACCCCCAAAGCCGAGGTGGGCGAGTTTGCGTACTTGATGGTCAAGGATTGCACGCCGGTCGGGGCGTTCTTGGATTGGGGATTGGACAAGGATGTCTTGGTTCCATTTGCGGAACAACATCGCCCGATGGTCGTGGGCAAGTCCTACATCGTGTTTCTCTATTTGGACAACCAGAACCGGATCACCGCGACGTCGAAGATCGACAAGATCGTGGAGGAGGATGATCAACACGATTTCCGACCGCAGCAGGCTGTCGATCTAATCATCGCAAACAGCACCGAACTGGGCTTTAAAGCGATCGTCGATCAGAGCCACTGGGGGCTGCTTTACAAAGACGAAGTCGATCAACGGCTCAGTTTTGGGCAGAGCATTCGCGGTTACATCAAACACATTCGCGAAGACGGCAAGATCGACCTGAGTCTGAAAAGCGGCCAACAAATCCGCGACAGCTACAGCCAAGTGATTCAAGATTACTTGCAAGACCACAATGGGTTTGCCCCGGTTCACGACAAGTCACCGCCAGAACAGATCGCTGAGCTCTTGGGAATGAGCAAGGGACAATTCAAAAAGGCGATCGGTGGCTTGTTCAAGCAGCGAGTGATTACCATCGAA
- a CDS encoding PVC-type heme-binding CxxCH protein, with translation MNQRSPAWIIATCVSLFLSSSLIAQDADDTQKRPALEYQKWSGTINVPDPVAISVDDQGRVFVTQTRRRKSQDLDIRANRDWIPNDVGFRSVEDKRQFYHSQLAIGGDDKQQSKHVGDLNKDGHHDWRDLTVISERILRLVDSDGDGTADEMTTFAEGFNTEVTGIAAGVMALDGDVWATIAPDVWKLGDADGDGIADSREIMATGFGLHIAYAGHDMHGLTLGPDGKVYWSIGDKGINVTTKEGKNIAYPNQGGVMRCNPDGSDFEVFAHGLRNVQEFAFDQYGNIFGIDNDADQPGERERFVAIVDGMDAGWRCHYQYRGSDYNPWTDEKLWQLAEDQHPAYIIPPLSHYIDGPAGFKFNPGTALSPAYYNYFFATNAPAGHQYAFRVEAAGDSFRMVDDHKIKSGDAIVGLAFGPDGALYGADWDGGYPLDEKGSVIRIDVPGADLAVRFEVQKLLAAGFDARELDDLIALLSHADMRVRMGAQFALVKKKQAERLQSHLRSQSVDTLAKLHCVWGLGQLARSGDLAVIPALVGSFGDHDPAVRAQAAKTIGEIPQANADAGTIPGLIKLLDDEDLHVRVNAGLALARQPSPAAVGPLLKQSELLNADQHYLRHSIVSALAASASDSQLEAQADNPSEMTRLVCVLALRRQGSPLVAKFLPDTSEWVATEAARGIHDDLSIPDALPELAAALDGSAKRGEPFVRRAINANFRLGTADAAARLLNYASNTKHPVDLRVEACDALSQWLAPPVLDRVEGIRRDLPVAPRSFDGDPTAVVLGQLASAGEPSIVVAAVRAARMLNVVIAPAALIGLLENKEALTELRIQALDSIVQMDHESAKELLISNVDSSDTALSIYAIQRLVDRYPADALAVLEHKLQQTDVIAVKQACIAGLGQIANRDADVVLQRMASQLLDDSLPEDLSLDVYQAVQSRGDDAAPLRSILPKLTQRQTERAAALKLGDTADQVKFAFSGQGGDAERGKQIFQTNLRAQCSRCHRIGKRGSNIGPELTKIGKQRDVNHLLRAVVAPSAEIEPKYFTQVVLLLSGQAVKGSIKSENDDETIVIDSSGKEIKIVTDEIEEIIDQKVSLMPDMTEALSPLEVRDLVAFLKSLK, from the coding sequence ATGAATCAACGATCCCCCGCTTGGATCATCGCCACCTGCGTCTCGCTGTTCCTGTCATCGTCGCTGATCGCCCAAGACGCAGATGACACGCAGAAACGTCCAGCTTTGGAGTATCAGAAATGGAGTGGGACGATCAATGTCCCCGATCCGGTTGCGATCAGTGTCGACGATCAGGGGCGTGTTTTTGTCACGCAGACGCGTCGTCGAAAATCGCAGGATTTGGACATCCGCGCCAATCGCGATTGGATTCCCAATGACGTGGGATTCCGAAGTGTCGAGGACAAGCGGCAGTTCTACCATTCCCAACTTGCCATCGGTGGCGACGACAAACAGCAGAGCAAACATGTTGGTGATCTGAACAAAGACGGACATCACGACTGGCGCGACTTGACGGTGATCAGCGAACGCATCTTGCGACTCGTCGACTCCGACGGCGACGGAACCGCGGATGAGATGACGACGTTTGCCGAAGGGTTCAACACCGAAGTGACGGGGATCGCCGCGGGAGTCATGGCGCTCGATGGCGATGTCTGGGCGACGATCGCACCGGACGTCTGGAAGTTGGGAGACGCCGATGGCGACGGGATCGCCGATTCACGGGAAATCATGGCGACCGGTTTTGGGCTGCACATCGCCTACGCCGGTCACGACATGCATGGTTTGACGCTTGGCCCCGATGGCAAGGTGTATTGGTCGATCGGAGATAAAGGGATCAACGTCACGACAAAAGAAGGAAAGAACATCGCCTACCCCAACCAAGGCGGCGTGATGCGGTGCAATCCCGACGGCAGCGATTTTGAAGTCTTCGCCCATGGCTTGCGGAACGTGCAAGAGTTTGCCTTCGACCAATACGGAAACATCTTCGGTATCGACAACGATGCCGATCAACCCGGCGAACGCGAACGTTTTGTAGCGATCGTCGATGGGATGGATGCGGGGTGGCGTTGCCACTACCAGTATCGCGGCAGCGATTACAACCCTTGGACCGATGAGAAACTTTGGCAGCTCGCCGAAGACCAACACCCGGCCTACATCATTCCTCCGCTCAGTCATTACATCGACGGTCCGGCGGGTTTCAAATTTAATCCCGGCACCGCGCTCAGCCCCGCCTATTACAACTACTTCTTTGCGACCAACGCGCCAGCTGGGCATCAGTACGCGTTTCGTGTCGAGGCCGCGGGTGACAGTTTCCGCATGGTCGATGATCACAAAATAAAGTCCGGCGACGCGATCGTGGGACTGGCATTTGGTCCCGACGGAGCACTCTATGGTGCCGACTGGGATGGCGGTTATCCGTTGGACGAAAAAGGGTCGGTTATTCGCATCGATGTGCCTGGTGCCGACCTCGCGGTTCGCTTCGAAGTGCAGAAGTTGCTTGCCGCTGGATTCGATGCACGGGAACTCGATGATTTGATCGCATTGTTGAGTCATGCGGATATGCGTGTCCGCATGGGCGCTCAGTTTGCACTCGTGAAAAAGAAGCAGGCCGAGCGACTGCAGAGTCACTTGAGATCCCAATCGGTCGACACGTTGGCGAAGCTCCATTGTGTATGGGGCTTGGGACAACTGGCACGATCCGGCGATTTGGCAGTGATCCCGGCGTTGGTAGGTAGCTTCGGCGATCATGATCCAGCGGTTCGTGCTCAAGCGGCCAAGACGATCGGCGAGATTCCCCAAGCAAACGCTGACGCCGGCACAATTCCAGGGCTGATCAAATTGTTGGACGATGAGGATTTGCACGTCCGCGTCAACGCGGGACTCGCACTCGCACGCCAGCCGAGTCCCGCCGCGGTTGGGCCGCTGTTGAAGCAAAGCGAACTGCTGAACGCCGACCAGCATTACCTGAGGCATTCGATCGTGTCCGCTTTAGCTGCTTCGGCCAGCGACTCCCAATTGGAGGCTCAAGCTGACAACCCATCCGAAATGACAAGGCTTGTCTGCGTGCTTGCCTTGCGCCGCCAAGGAAGCCCGTTGGTCGCGAAATTTTTGCCGGACACGTCCGAATGGGTTGCCACCGAGGCGGCCCGCGGGATCCACGACGACTTGTCGATCCCCGACGCCTTGCCCGAACTTGCAGCAGCCCTCGATGGCTCTGCAAAACGTGGCGAACCGTTTGTGCGACGCGCGATCAACGCAAACTTTCGTTTGGGTACGGCGGATGCCGCCGCCCGCTTGCTCAACTACGCATCGAATACGAAGCATCCTGTCGATTTGCGAGTCGAAGCGTGCGACGCGCTGAGTCAGTGGCTGGCGCCGCCGGTTCTCGATCGAGTCGAAGGAATTCGTCGAGATCTGCCCGTGGCCCCTCGTAGTTTTGATGGCGATCCAACGGCCGTCGTGCTGGGGCAACTGGCTTCCGCGGGAGAACCCAGCATTGTGGTGGCTGCGGTACGGGCAGCGAGAATGCTGAACGTCGTAATCGCTCCAGCGGCGTTGATCGGATTGCTTGAAAACAAGGAAGCGTTGACGGAACTAAGGATCCAGGCCCTCGACTCGATTGTGCAGATGGATCATGAATCGGCAAAGGAACTGTTGATATCCAACGTCGATTCATCCGATACCGCGCTCAGTATCTACGCGATCCAGAGGCTTGTCGATCGTTACCCAGCCGACGCATTGGCGGTCTTAGAACACAAGTTGCAGCAGACCGACGTGATCGCCGTGAAGCAAGCTTGTATTGCGGGACTCGGACAAATTGCTAACCGCGATGCCGATGTGGTCTTGCAGCGGATGGCGTCGCAATTGTTGGACGACTCGCTGCCCGAAGACTTGTCGCTGGACGTCTACCAAGCGGTTCAATCGCGCGGCGATGATGCAGCACCGTTGCGTTCGATCTTGCCCAAGCTGACTCAACGACAAACCGAACGCGCCGCAGCGCTGAAGCTGGGTGATACGGCGGACCAGGTGAAGTTTGCGTTTTCGGGGCAGGGGGGCGACGCGGAGCGTGGGAAACAGATCTTCCAGACGAACCTGCGAGCTCAATGCAGTCGCTGTCATCGCATTGGCAAACGTGGCAGTAACATCGGCCCCGAGTTGACGAAGATCGGAAAACAACGCGATGTGAACCATCTGCTGCGAGCTGTCGTCGCCCCGAGCGCGGAGATCGAACCGAAGTATTTCACGCAGGTCGTTCTGCTTCTTTCTGGACAGGCAGTGAAAGGGAGCATCAAAAGCGAAAACGACGACGAGACAATCGTCATCGATAGCAGCGGGAAAGAGATCAAAATCGTAACCGATGAGATCGAAGAGATCATCGACCAAAAGGTCTCCCTGATGCCCGACATGACCGAAGCGCTATCGCCACTGGAAGTCCGCGATCTCGTCGCGTTTCTCAAATCACTGAAGTAG
- a CDS encoding VF530 family protein: protein MNQTQPNNPLHGITLKAILEYLVAEYGWVQLGDRIQIRCFQSDPSITSSLKFLRKTDWARAKVERLYVNSISYDQRKGKKSEPAKSVPTPTESVWDRARRG from the coding sequence ATGAATCAAACTCAGCCAAACAATCCGCTCCACGGCATCACCTTAAAAGCGATCCTGGAGTACTTGGTTGCCGAGTATGGTTGGGTACAGCTGGGTGACCGAATTCAAATCCGATGCTTCCAGAGCGATCCGAGCATCACCAGCAGCCTTAAATTTCTGCGCAAAACCGACTGGGCACGCGCCAAAGTGGAGCGGTTGTATGTGAATTCGATCAGCTACGACCAACGGAAGGGAAAGAAGAGCGAGCCTGCGAAGAGCGTTCCCACTCCTACCGAAAGCGTTTGGGATCGAGCACGCCGGGGTTAA
- a CDS encoding LamG domain-containing protein, which produces MFAAWICPGFSVADDVNTSRSAVVDTPGLVAFWDFVQREPDGERRFTAHVPTGSPTDYPLDAANYVNDYWGTGREATYADFPLLGRGPFGNAIRIVKETDPDFRPFLYIPRSRLHDTPLDIKGAGKSVSVVVWAIRESGNHALAGIWHEGTDLKQKSTDSIAKVERGQRQYALFAGLNKQGSACGHVSENGASSFQNKYALHKCNSAGQSPAVPADSPAEKLDASWQCFAMTFDDDKDELTGWLNGVSGDRWLENPKKDGLISYAYKAYMQGHFAKLPGKQAGEDPSFPKDQYYNPPEGEPLSVKVIRESDGQRVELREHRFTKIEVTLQDGKEVARELVALRLNPWWYPHGIYTPKDDQSGGPFTIGRVIHSARTVGFTGWIGGVAVFDRALSEKELQTLAALSHAR; this is translated from the coding sequence ATGTTCGCGGCATGGATCTGTCCCGGATTCAGTGTGGCGGACGACGTAAATACAAGTCGCTCCGCTGTTGTCGACACACCGGGCCTCGTCGCGTTTTGGGATTTTGTTCAGCGCGAGCCCGATGGCGAGCGACGGTTCACGGCGCATGTACCGACAGGTTCCCCGACCGATTATCCGCTCGACGCTGCCAACTACGTAAACGACTATTGGGGGACGGGGCGTGAGGCGACGTACGCCGATTTCCCACTGCTTGGCCGCGGTCCCTTCGGCAACGCGATTCGGATCGTCAAAGAAACCGATCCCGATTTCCGCCCCTTCCTTTACATCCCACGCTCGCGGCTGCACGACACACCGTTGGATATCAAAGGGGCCGGCAAATCGGTCTCGGTCGTCGTCTGGGCGATTCGTGAAAGTGGCAATCACGCGTTAGCAGGGATCTGGCACGAGGGAACCGACCTAAAACAGAAATCGACGGACAGCATCGCCAAGGTGGAACGTGGGCAGCGGCAATACGCGCTCTTCGCCGGATTGAATAAACAGGGGAGCGCTTGTGGGCATGTGTCGGAGAACGGCGCAAGTTCATTCCAAAACAAATACGCCCTTCACAAATGCAACTCCGCTGGCCAATCGCCAGCCGTCCCCGCGGATTCCCCAGCCGAGAAGCTCGACGCATCGTGGCAGTGTTTTGCGATGACGTTTGACGACGACAAAGACGAACTGACCGGCTGGCTCAACGGCGTCTCGGGGGATCGCTGGCTGGAGAACCCGAAAAAGGACGGGCTGATCTCTTATGCGTACAAGGCGTACATGCAGGGGCATTTCGCCAAGCTGCCGGGCAAACAAGCTGGCGAAGATCCAAGCTTTCCCAAAGACCAATATTACAATCCGCCCGAAGGAGAGCCGTTGAGTGTGAAGGTCATTCGCGAGTCCGATGGCCAACGGGTCGAGCTGCGTGAGCATCGCTTCACGAAGATCGAAGTCACTTTGCAAGACGGCAAAGAAGTCGCTCGCGAGCTCGTTGCATTGCGGCTGAATCCGTGGTGGTATCCGCACGGGATCTATACCCCGAAGGACGACCAAAGCGGCGGCCCGTTCACCATCGGCCGCGTCATCCACAGCGCCCGCACCGTCGGCTTCACCGGCTGGATCGGCGGCGTCGCCGTCTTCGACCGAGCACTCTCCGAAAAGGAATTGCAAACCCTGGCTGCACTAAGTCACGCTCGATAG